In one window of Bemisia tabaci chromosome 6, PGI_BMITA_v3 DNA:
- the LOC109042535 gene encoding uncharacterized protein has translation MGPPIKVLFAVSLAVLLVQCGARKNADAEGIEDSSTDKTWADSVTDGVQDVVPVPTDEKRSVALLGLDSSIDDIVVEMEQHLEIETKYVEKISRSVARASKIEKVKKMVKRFLQVNRRDIGQTRNSVRDIICNKYQNFKRLTTLVKPSDPDIIEPCFNNKLEPTTTRLNKIIADPQRNYRRIRRDQKALMKQSEGLYTLEQWKGFYENKVKTESVATYKNELNAIKEASLKALKTLYNAYIVWDKLDVDMKDGLKYPSDVDGKVELVQAAINTGTEFGCEAMLEALKEADRAEKRKRAAARKEAATAAQRAPGQAEIDD, from the exons ATGGGTCCTCCGATCAAAGTGCTTTTTGCTGTGTCGCTCGCTGTGCTCCTCGTCCAG TGTGGTGCACGAAAAAATGCTGACGCAGAGGGCATTGAGGATTCATCAACTGATAAAACCTGGGCGGATAGTGTGACGGATGGTGTGCAGGATGTCGTGCCGGTTCCAACAGATGAGAAAAGATCAGTAGCACTTCTAGGCCTTGATTCGAGCATCGATGACATCGTTGTCGAAATGGAACAGCACTTGGAAATCGAGACAAAATACGTTGAGAAGATTAGCAGATCGGTCGCGCGGGCTTCCAAAATTGAGAAAG TGAAAAAAATGGTGAAGAGATTCCTCCAAGTAAACAGGAGAGACATCGGTCAAACCCGGAACTCAGTGAGGGACATCATTTGCAAcaaatatcaaaatttcaagaggctTACCACGCTCGTCAAACCATCAGATCCCGACATCATTGAACCATGTTTCAACAACAAACTCGAACCAACGACGACTCGCCTGAATAAAATCATCGCTGAC CCGCAAAGGAACTATCGCCGAATCCGACGCGACCAGAAGGCACTCATGAAGCAGAGTGAAGGACTGTATACCTTGGAGCAATGGAAGGGATTCTATGAGAATAAAGTCAAGACAGAATCAGTGGCAACCTACAAGAATGAGTTAAATGCCATAAAGGAGGCATCACTCAAGGCTCTGAAGACCCTCTACAACGCTTACATCGTCTGGGATAAATTGGACGTGGATATGAAAGACGGTCTCAAATATCCAAGCGACGTCGATGGAAAAGTAGAGCTGGTTCAAGCAGCAATTAACACTGGGACTGAATTTGGTTGCGAGGCAATGTTGGAGGCTCTCAAGGAGGCGGACAGAGCTGAAAAGAGGAAGAGGGCTGCTGCGCGAAAAGAGGCCGCCACTGCTGCCCAAAGGGCACCTGGCCAAGCCGAGATTGATGACTAA
- the LOC109042507 gene encoding cathepsin B, with protein sequence MAAVKVVAVCLFVALAEYSGVSAFIASHEKNIELSAEHLDKIAKDVNEAGASWTAGRNFPGGVSSDDLRSLVSEHDSLDDTPQKAQTCDCSSKKLQDDDKNYDAREKWKSKCPSIVQIQNQGNCQSSWAVTAAAVISDRQCIATDGKMKDQMSAQHLLSCCSNCGLGCNNGWPRKAFVFYHKHGVVTGGDYNSKQGCQPYEIAPTTDYKSALGGHGDIQTPQCSDTCTNNQFKKTMKEDLHFGKPPVEVCCCGAKDQIKEHGPIVATMVVYEDFLTYKSGIYRHIWGKKIGYQTVRLLGWGTENGEDYWIASNSWGTGWGDGGFFKIRRVPMGQPSECEIQNAYTAPAVKHKKH encoded by the exons GCGGCTGTGAAAGTTGTTGCTGTATGCCTTTTTGTGGCGTTGGCAGAGTATTCTGGGGTATCTGCCTTCATTGCCTCCCACGAGAAAAATATAGAGCTAAGCGCTGAGCATTTGGATAAAATTGCTAAAGATGTCAATGAAGCAGGGGCCTCGTGGACG GCTGGCAGAAATTTTCCGGGTGGTGTGTCCAGCGACGACTTGAGGAGTTTAGTTTCCGAACACGATTCTTTAGACGACACCCCGCAGAAAGCTCAAACTTGTGACTGCAGCTCGAAAAAGCTTCAAGATGATGACAAAAATTACGACGCGAGAGAAAAATGGAAGAGCAAGTGTCCATCCATTGTTCAAATTCAAAACCAAGGAAATTGTCAAAGCTCATGG GCTGTGACAGCTGCAGCAGTGATCTCTGACAGGCAATGCATAGCGACCGATGGTAAGATGAAGGACCAGATGTCCGCTCAGCACTTGCTGTCATGTTGCTCTAACTGTGGTCTCGGTTGCAACAATGGGTGGCCACGGAAGGCATTCGTTTTTTACCATAAACATGGAGTTGTCACCGGCGGAGATTATAACAGTAAACAG GGCTGCCAACCGTACGAAATCGCACCGACAACTGACTACAAGTCTGCACTTGGTGGTCATGGAGACATTCAGACACCGCAGTGCTCCGATACATGCACGAACAATCAATTCAAGAAAACGATGAAAGAGGATCTACATTTCG GAAAACCTCCTGTGGAAGTTTGCTGCTGTGGAGCTAAAGATCAAATAAAAGAACATGGTCCAATTGTGGCGACAATGGTAGTGTACGAGGATTTCTTGACCTACAAATCAG GAATATATCGACATATCTGGGGCAAGAAGATCGGTTATCAGACCGTCCGCTTGCTTGGTTGGGGGACCGAAAACGGAGAGGATTACTGGATTGCATCAAATTCGTGGGGAACTGGTTGGGGAGATGGTggcttcttcaaaattcgtcgagTGCCCATGGGACAACCATCCGAGTGTGAAATCCAAAACGCCTACACCGCTCCAGCTGTCAAACACAAGAAGCATTAA